A single genomic interval of Devosia oryziradicis harbors:
- the lpdA gene encoding dihydrolipoyl dehydrogenase produces the protein MADQYDLLVIGAGPGGYVAAIRGAQLGMKVGIIEREHMAGICSNWGCIPTKALLRSAEIYGHMSHAKDYGLTAETFGFDIDGVVKRSRAIAAQMNNGVQFLMKKNKVDIIWGEGVITKPGEVKVAPTKKAIQQPQVPPPKNALGEGTYKAKNIIIATGARPRVLPGIEPDGDKIWTYFEAMKPATMPKSLVVMGSGAIGVEFASFYRSMGAEVTIIELLPQIMPVEDSEIAALARKRLEKRGIKILTDAKVAKVEKTKDGVVAHVETKDGKSQQIAGERLISAVGVQCNIEGLGLETVGVKTERGAIVIDHYGATNVAGIWAIGDVAGPPMLAHKAEHEAVITVEKIAGMNVHGLDKTKVPGCTYCEPQVASVGLTEAKAKEAGREIKVGRFPFVGNGKAIALGEPDGLVKTIFDAKTGELLGAHMVGAEVTELIQGFVVAMNLETTEEDLMHTIFPHPTLSETMKESVLDAYGRALNI, from the coding sequence ATGGCTGACCAATACGACCTTCTCGTCATCGGCGCCGGCCCCGGCGGCTATGTTGCCGCCATCCGTGGCGCGCAGCTCGGCATGAAGGTGGGCATCATCGAGCGTGAGCATATGGCAGGCATCTGCTCCAACTGGGGCTGCATCCCGACCAAGGCGCTGCTGCGCTCTGCCGAAATCTACGGCCACATGAGCCACGCCAAGGACTACGGCCTGACCGCCGAGACGTTCGGCTTTGACATCGACGGGGTCGTCAAGCGTTCACGCGCCATTGCCGCGCAGATGAACAACGGCGTCCAGTTCCTGATGAAGAAGAACAAGGTCGACATCATCTGGGGCGAGGGTGTCATCACCAAGCCAGGTGAAGTCAAGGTGGCGCCGACCAAGAAGGCCATCCAGCAGCCTCAGGTGCCGCCGCCGAAGAATGCGCTGGGCGAAGGCACATACAAGGCGAAGAACATCATCATCGCCACCGGGGCCCGTCCGCGCGTCCTCCCCGGCATTGAGCCCGACGGCGACAAAATCTGGACGTACTTCGAGGCCATGAAGCCGGCCACCATGCCCAAATCGCTGGTCGTGATGGGCTCTGGCGCCATAGGCGTCGAGTTCGCGTCCTTCTACCGCTCGATGGGCGCTGAAGTGACAATCATTGAGCTACTGCCGCAGATCATGCCGGTAGAAGACTCCGAGATCGCCGCCCTTGCCCGCAAGCGGCTCGAGAAGCGCGGAATCAAGATCTTGACCGATGCCAAGGTCGCCAAGGTCGAAAAGACCAAGGACGGCGTCGTCGCCCATGTGGAGACCAAGGATGGCAAAAGCCAGCAGATTGCCGGCGAGAGGCTGATCTCGGCTGTTGGCGTGCAGTGCAATATCGAAGGCCTTGGCCTCGAAACCGTCGGCGTCAAGACCGAGCGCGGCGCCATCGTCATCGACCACTATGGCGCGACCAACGTCGCCGGCATCTGGGCCATCGGCGACGTCGCTGGTCCCCCAATGCTGGCGCACAAGGCCGAGCACGAGGCCGTCATCACGGTCGAAAAGATCGCTGGCATGAACGTCCACGGCCTCGACAAGACCAAGGTTCCCGGCTGCACCTATTGCGAGCCGCAGGTCGCGTCGGTCGGCCTTACGGAAGCCAAGGCCAAAGAGGCGGGTCGCGAGATCAAGGTCGGCCGCTTCCCCTTCGTGGGCAACGGCAAGGCGATCGCCCTTGGCGAACCGGATGGTCTGGTAAAGACCATCTTCGATGCCAAGACCGGCGAGTTGCTGGGGGCCCACATGGTAGGCGCCGAGGTGACCGAGCTTATCCAGGGTTTCGTCGTTGCCATGAACCTCGAGACCACCGAGGAAGACCTGATGCACACCATTTTCCCGCATCCGACGCTGAGCGAAACGATGAAGGAAAGCGTTCTGGATGCCTATGGTCGCGCGCTGAACATCTAG
- a CDS encoding GlsB/YeaQ/YmgE family stress response membrane protein codes for MGGNNNRAILIFLGIGILAGFLASLVVGGGGLITYLVSGVIGSFVGGYLFTALRIDLGIRNDVVRQIVTSTVGAIIVVLLARLIA; via the coding sequence ATGGGTGGCAATAATAATCGCGCGATCCTGATCTTTCTGGGAATCGGCATCTTGGCGGGCTTCCTCGCCAGCCTGGTCGTCGGAGGCGGCGGGCTTATCACTTACCTCGTGAGTGGGGTGATCGGTTCGTTCGTGGGAGGGTATCTGTTCACCGCGCTACGGATTGATCTGGGAATTCGCAACGATGTGGTTCGCCAGATCGTCACCTCGACCGTCGGCGCCATCATCGTCGTGCTGCTGGCACGGCTGATTGCCTAA
- a CDS encoding Dabb family protein: MIRHTVVFTLRHAAGSMEEGAFLRDAKALAAIPGVQKFEQLRQVSPKNDYAFGFSMEFADQAAYSGYNDHPDHVAFVRDRWVPEVARFLEIDYVPI, from the coding sequence ATGATCCGCCACACTGTCGTCTTCACCCTCAGGCATGCAGCAGGTTCGATGGAGGAGGGCGCCTTCCTCCGCGACGCCAAGGCCCTTGCCGCAATTCCCGGTGTCCAGAAGTTCGAACAACTCCGGCAGGTAAGCCCGAAGAACGACTATGCGTTCGGCTTCTCGATGGAATTTGCCGATCAGGCTGCCTATTCGGGCTATAACGACCACCCCGACCACGTCGCCTTCGTCCGCGACCGCTGGGTGCCCGAAGTGGCAAGGTTCCTGGAAATCGATTACGTGCCCATCTAG
- a CDS encoding Gfo/Idh/MocA family protein gives MVKAIQVGLGHWGFSWTKEVIPKVPNIHMVGYVDSSPEATKRVQTELGIEEKRCFSSLDEAAQGVEADLAICTLRTEAHYPVVKRCLELGFNVLVEKPFTSTIAQAKELVELARANGRVLMVSQNYRFQPAPIAAAELIGAQKFGPVNLVSIEFRRHAPSQGYRYWDMPDPLLADMSIHHFDLMRMVLNDNPKRVSCRTWNPPASPFGHHPIGVATLEFEKGTIVSYRGSWMSSGPVTPWAGEWTMDCSEGEIVWSSRDHFMGKAGPDRLSLRERDGEAVPFPLEPIEFADRTGTLAAIAKVIETGSIPARFSSGEDNLHSLALVQATILSAARNGEWVEIAEVLQ, from the coding sequence ATGGTCAAGGCGATCCAAGTCGGCCTGGGACACTGGGGATTCAGCTGGACCAAGGAAGTTATCCCCAAAGTTCCCAACATCCACATGGTTGGCTATGTGGACAGCAGTCCCGAGGCCACCAAGCGGGTTCAGACCGAACTGGGCATCGAAGAGAAGCGCTGCTTCAGCAGCCTGGACGAGGCTGCGCAGGGGGTGGAGGCAGACCTCGCCATTTGTACGCTGCGCACCGAGGCGCATTACCCTGTCGTCAAGCGTTGCCTGGAATTGGGCTTCAACGTCCTGGTTGAGAAGCCTTTCACTTCGACCATCGCGCAAGCCAAGGAACTCGTGGAACTCGCGCGGGCAAATGGCCGCGTGCTGATGGTCAGCCAGAACTATCGTTTTCAGCCGGCACCGATCGCGGCGGCCGAACTGATCGGCGCGCAGAAATTCGGTCCGGTAAACCTGGTTTCCATCGAGTTCCGACGCCATGCCCCCAGCCAGGGCTACCGCTATTGGGACATGCCTGATCCACTCCTGGCTGACATGTCGATCCACCATTTCGACCTGATGCGCATGGTGTTGAACGACAATCCCAAGCGCGTCTCCTGCCGCACCTGGAACCCGCCAGCCAGCCCGTTTGGCCACCACCCGATTGGCGTGGCAACGCTGGAATTCGAGAAGGGGACGATTGTCTCCTATCGCGGCAGTTGGATGAGCTCCGGCCCGGTGACGCCCTGGGCGGGTGAGTGGACCATGGACTGCTCGGAGGGCGAGATCGTCTGGAGTTCGCGCGACCATTTCATGGGCAAGGCCGGCCCCGACAGGCTGAGTCTGCGCGAGCGGGATGGCGAGGCTGTGCCCTTTCCCCTCGAACCAATTGAATTTGCCGACCGCACCGGCACCCTGGCGGCCATCGCCAAGGTTATCGAGACGGGCTCGATTCCGGCGCGCTTCAGCTCGGGTGAGGATAACCTTCACTCCCTTGCTCTCGTGCAGGCAACGATCTTGTCCGCCGCGCGCAACGGCGAATGGGTCGAAATCGCAGAGGTTCTGCAGTGA
- a CDS encoding pyruvate dehydrogenase complex E1 component subunit beta, which translates to MPQILMPALSPTMEEGKLAKWLVKVGDSVKSGDVLAEIETDKATMEVESVDEGVVKELLVAEGTEGVKVNTPIALVLAEGETASTAPVAQTAPEPSEAPVVAAEKAAEAAPSAAAVPAAPKFEAQSDPDLPEGVEMVEMTVRQALNEAMAEELRRDPDVFVMGEEVAEYQGAYKITQNLLQEFGPQRIIDTPITEHGFAGLAVGAAFAGLKPIVEFMTWNFAMQAIDQIINSAAKQLYMSGGQVTAPMVFRGPNGAAARVGAQHSQDYSAWYSHVPGLTVIAPYSAADAKGLLKAAIRSPNPVVFLENEILYGSTGLVPKVDDFLLPIGKARIARKGKDVTIVSFSMGMRYATQATEKLVAAGVDVELIDLRTLRPLDSDTVIESVKKTGRLVTVEEGWPQGGIGAEISARVMEQAFDYLDAPVMRVTGKDVPMPYAANLEKLALPNVDEVIAAVNAVTYRS; encoded by the coding sequence ATGCCCCAAATCCTGATGCCCGCGCTCTCGCCCACCATGGAAGAGGGCAAGCTTGCCAAGTGGCTCGTCAAGGTCGGCGACTCCGTCAAGTCCGGCGACGTGCTGGCCGAGATCGAAACCGACAAGGCGACGATGGAAGTCGAGTCGGTCGATGAAGGCGTGGTCAAGGAACTGCTGGTTGCCGAGGGCACCGAAGGCGTGAAGGTCAATACGCCAATCGCACTGGTGCTGGCCGAGGGCGAAACGGCCTCCACCGCACCGGTAGCGCAGACGGCGCCGGAGCCGTCCGAAGCGCCCGTGGTGGCCGCAGAGAAGGCGGCCGAAGCCGCGCCGTCGGCCGCTGCTGTACCGGCCGCACCCAAATTCGAAGCCCAAAGCGATCCCGACCTGCCCGAAGGCGTCGAGATGGTAGAAATGACCGTGCGCCAGGCGCTGAACGAGGCCATGGCCGAGGAACTGCGTCGCGACCCCGACGTCTTCGTCATGGGCGAGGAAGTTGCCGAATACCAGGGCGCCTACAAGATCACGCAGAACCTGCTGCAGGAATTCGGCCCCCAGCGCATCATCGATACCCCAATCACCGAGCATGGCTTTGCCGGTCTCGCCGTCGGCGCCGCCTTCGCGGGTCTCAAGCCGATCGTCGAATTCATGACCTGGAACTTCGCCATGCAGGCGATCGACCAGATCATCAACTCGGCCGCCAAGCAGCTCTATATGTCTGGCGGCCAGGTGACGGCGCCGATGGTGTTCCGTGGCCCGAACGGCGCCGCGGCCCGCGTGGGTGCGCAGCACAGTCAAGACTACTCGGCCTGGTACAGCCACGTCCCCGGCCTCACCGTCATTGCCCCCTATAGCGCCGCGGACGCCAAGGGCCTGCTCAAGGCGGCGATCCGTTCGCCGAACCCGGTGGTCTTCCTCGAAAACGAAATCCTCTACGGCTCGACGGGCCTGGTGCCCAAGGTCGACGATTTCCTGCTGCCGATCGGCAAGGCCCGTATCGCTCGCAAGGGGAAGGATGTGACCATCGTCTCGTTCTCGATGGGCATGCGCTACGCTACCCAGGCGACCGAGAAGCTGGTTGCCGCCGGCGTCGACGTGGAACTGATCGACCTTCGCACGCTGCGCCCGCTGGACAGCGATACTGTCATCGAATCGGTCAAGAAGACCGGCCGTCTGGTGACTGTGGAAGAGGGCTGGCCGCAGGGTGGTATCGGCGCCGAAATTTCGGCTCGCGTCATGGAACAGGCTTTCGACTATCTCGACGCCCCGGTGATGCGCGTCACCGGCAAGGACGTGCCCATGCCCTATGCCGCCAACCTCGAGAAGCTGGCGCTGCCGAACGTCGATGAAGTGATTGCGGCGGTGAATGCCGTGACCTACCGCTCGTAA
- a CDS encoding pyruvate dehydrogenase complex dihydrolipoamide acetyltransferase, translating into MPIDITMPALSPTMEEGKLAKWHVKEGDSVSSGDVIAEIETDKATMEVEAVDEGKIGKIMVAEGTENVKVNAVIAVLLQEGESADTVAAPKAAPAPAPEAKTEQPKADAGATMRENTATQAAPTANANTGTSAPTAATKPADGNFQGNGKVFASPLARRLAKEAGIDVSGISGSGPKGRVVKSDVEAAKSGKAPLKAAASAPATGAGVAAPAGGMTKAQVLALYPEGSYELVPNDGMRKVVAARLTESKQTVPHFYLTLDCKIDALLAAREQINASAPKGKDGKPGYKLSVNDFVMKAWAVALQRVPTANATWAGDSILYHKRSDVAVAVSVPGGLFTPVVKSCDTKTLREISEEVKDLATRARGKKLAPHEYQGGSTSVSNLGMFGIKEFAAVINPPHGTILAVGVGEERVYADKGEIKIAQFMTVTLSCDHRAVDGALGAEVLGVFKGLIENPVMMLA; encoded by the coding sequence ATGCCAATCGATATCACCATGCCGGCGCTCTCTCCGACGATGGAAGAGGGCAAGCTTGCCAAGTGGCACGTCAAGGAAGGGGACAGCGTCTCTTCGGGTGACGTCATCGCCGAGATCGAAACCGACAAGGCCACGATGGAAGTCGAAGCGGTCGACGAGGGCAAGATCGGCAAGATCATGGTCGCCGAAGGCACCGAGAACGTGAAGGTCAATGCCGTGATCGCGGTGCTGCTGCAGGAAGGCGAGAGCGCCGACACGGTCGCTGCGCCCAAGGCCGCTCCCGCTCCCGCACCGGAAGCCAAGACAGAGCAACCCAAGGCGGACGCTGGCGCGACGATGCGTGAGAACACCGCGACGCAAGCGGCTCCGACCGCAAACGCCAATACCGGTACCAGCGCCCCAACGGCGGCCACCAAGCCTGCCGATGGCAATTTCCAGGGCAACGGCAAGGTGTTTGCCTCTCCGCTGGCCCGCCGGTTGGCCAAGGAAGCCGGCATTGATGTCTCGGGGATTTCCGGCTCCGGTCCCAAAGGCCGGGTGGTCAAATCCGACGTCGAAGCTGCCAAATCCGGCAAGGCGCCGCTCAAGGCGGCCGCATCCGCTCCGGCTACCGGGGCGGGGGTCGCGGCGCCTGCCGGCGGCATGACCAAGGCGCAGGTGCTCGCCCTCTATCCGGAAGGCAGCTACGAACTCGTGCCCAACGATGGCATGCGCAAGGTGGTGGCCGCGCGCCTCACCGAATCCAAGCAGACCGTGCCGCATTTCTACCTGACGCTCGATTGCAAGATCGACGCGCTGCTGGCCGCCCGCGAACAGATCAATGCCTCCGCGCCCAAGGGCAAGGACGGCAAGCCGGGCTACAAGCTGTCGGTCAATGACTTCGTCATGAAGGCCTGGGCTGTGGCTCTGCAGCGCGTGCCGACGGCCAATGCCACCTGGGCGGGCGACTCGATCCTCTATCACAAGCGCAGCGACGTGGCGGTTGCAGTCTCGGTGCCCGGCGGCTTGTTCACGCCCGTGGTCAAGTCCTGCGATACCAAGACGCTTCGGGAAATCTCCGAAGAGGTCAAGGATCTGGCAACTCGCGCCCGCGGCAAGAAGCTGGCGCCGCATGAATATCAGGGTGGCTCGACCTCGGTTTCCAACCTGGGCATGTTCGGCATCAAGGAATTTGCCGCGGTCATCAACCCGCCCCATGGCACCATTCTGGCCGTCGGCGTGGGTGAGGAACGCGTCTATGCCGACAAGGGCGAGATCAAGATCGCCCAGTTCATGACCGTTACCCTCAGTTGCGATCACCGCGCTGTCGACGGCGCGCTGGGGGCGGAAGTACTTGGGGTGTTCAAGGGCCTGATCGAAAACCCGGTGATGATGCTGGCCTAA
- a CDS encoding type II toxin-antitoxin system RatA family toxin, with amino-acid sequence MKRFFERHVPHLPNRMYDIVADLGDYPRFIPNCKAMEVRADPAAGAADVRLARMTLSFGPVTQAYTSRVTLDDKALTIKAKAVDGPFAYLDSVWSFEPEGMGTRVRFEIDFKISNPLIAAVAEPAFAAKQDEIMQAFVDEADRRYGD; translated from the coding sequence ATGAAGCGTTTCTTCGAGCGGCATGTGCCGCACCTACCCAACCGCATGTACGACATCGTCGCCGATCTCGGCGACTACCCGCGCTTCATTCCCAACTGCAAGGCGATGGAAGTCCGCGCCGACCCCGCCGCCGGCGCGGCGGACGTGCGCCTGGCGCGGATGACACTATCCTTTGGGCCGGTCACCCAGGCTTATACCAGCCGCGTTACCCTCGACGACAAGGCGCTCACCATCAAGGCCAAGGCGGTGGATGGGCCCTTCGCCTATCTCGACAGCGTCTGGAGTTTCGAGCCCGAGGGCATGGGCACCCGCGTACGCTTCGAGATCGACTTCAAGATCTCCAACCCGCTGATCGCAGCGGTAGCCGAACCTGCTTTTGCTGCCAAGCAAGACGAAATTATGCAGGCTTTCGTCGACGAGGCCGACCGGCGCTACGGAGACTGA
- a CDS encoding FtsB family cell division protein yields the protein MPTRLKRPAIWRPLALTVALLGFQGYLGFSAIGGQFGIESRTQILLDIDQLKARSSALQAEIDAYRHRATLMDTRRLDPDIVIERARALLNMANADDVIVMVDPHTGKPLSGKFEELATDELTQLIQADSTL from the coding sequence ATGCCCACCCGCCTCAAACGTCCCGCAATTTGGCGTCCGCTGGCTTTGACGGTAGCTCTGCTGGGATTCCAAGGCTATCTCGGCTTTTCGGCAATCGGCGGGCAGTTCGGCATCGAAAGCCGGACGCAGATTCTCCTCGACATCGACCAGCTCAAGGCTCGGTCTTCAGCCCTGCAGGCCGAAATCGACGCCTACCGGCACCGCGCCACCCTGATGGATACGCGGCGGCTGGACCCTGACATTGTGATTGAACGGGCGCGTGCGCTTCTGAACATGGCGAATGCAGACGATGTCATCGTAATGGTCGACCCGCATACGGGTAAACCACTTTCCGGTAAATTCGAAGAATTAGCCACAGATGAGTTAACTCAACTTATCCAAGCTGATTCAACGCTCTAG
- the lipA gene encoding lipoyl synthase — translation MVTLIDTSALKPRHPEKANRPESVVLRKPDWIRVKAPGSPVYKETQQIVRENNLVTVCEEAGCPNIGECWSKKHATMMIMGEICTRACAFCNVRTGLPGPLDPNEPENVARAVAKLGLEHVVITSVDRDDLADGGARHFADVILAIRAATPKTTIEILTPDFLRKEGALEIVVAARPDVFNHNLETVPSKYLKVRPGARYFHSIRLLQKVKELDPTMFTKSGIMVGLGEERNEVLQLMDDLRSADVDFLTIGQYLQPTKKHYPLQRFVTPDEFKSYATVASAKGFALVSSSPLTRSSHHAGEDFARLKAARMAKMGH, via the coding sequence TTGGTCACTCTGATCGACACCTCCGCGCTCAAGCCACGCCACCCTGAAAAGGCCAATCGGCCCGAAAGCGTGGTGTTGCGCAAGCCGGACTGGATCCGCGTCAAGGCGCCGGGTTCTCCGGTTTACAAGGAAACCCAGCAGATCGTGCGCGAGAACAACCTCGTCACCGTCTGCGAGGAGGCCGGCTGCCCCAATATCGGGGAGTGCTGGTCCAAGAAGCACGCGACCATGATGATCATGGGCGAGATTTGCACGCGCGCCTGCGCCTTCTGCAACGTGCGCACCGGCCTGCCGGGGCCGCTCGACCCCAATGAACCTGAGAACGTCGCGCGCGCCGTGGCCAAGCTTGGCCTCGAGCATGTGGTCATCACCTCGGTGGACCGGGACGACCTGGCCGATGGTGGGGCGCGCCACTTTGCCGATGTCATCCTGGCCATCCGTGCTGCGACGCCCAAGACAACCATCGAAATCCTGACGCCGGACTTCCTCCGCAAGGAAGGCGCGCTGGAAATAGTCGTGGCCGCCAGGCCCGACGTGTTCAACCACAACCTCGAGACGGTGCCGTCCAAGTACCTCAAGGTGCGCCCGGGCGCCCGCTATTTCCACTCCATCCGCCTGCTGCAGAAGGTCAAGGAACTCGACCCGACCATGTTCACCAAATCAGGCATCATGGTCGGCCTCGGCGAGGAGCGGAACGAAGTGCTGCAGCTGATGGACGACCTGCGCTCGGCCGATGTGGATTTCCTGACCATTGGCCAGTATCTGCAGCCGACCAAGAAGCATTATCCGTTGCAGCGCTTCGTGACGCCGGACGAGTTCAAGTCCTATGCCACGGTGGCGTCGGCCAAGGGCTTTGCGCTGGTCTCGTCCAGCCCGCTGACCCGTTCGTCCCACCATGCCGGCGAAGACTTCGCCAGGCTCAAGGCCGCCCGCATGGCCAAGATGGGTCACTAG
- a CDS encoding CinA family protein, translating to MSARKAEPAPVDAGKQIIEILTEKKQSIVTAESCTGGMVASALTDIPGASAAVYGGYVTYANAAKSRMIHVQARLIRDYGAVSNQVARAMADGARNTARADYAVAVTGIAGPDGGSEKKPVGLVYIAVSSELATLVIEHKFGNLGRDEIRRASVSAALDLVLQVLTSDAD from the coding sequence ATGTCAGCCAGGAAAGCGGAACCGGCCCCGGTCGACGCGGGCAAGCAGATCATCGAGATCCTCACCGAGAAAAAGCAGAGTATCGTCACCGCGGAAAGCTGCACTGGCGGCATGGTTGCCTCTGCCCTGACGGACATTCCCGGCGCATCGGCGGCCGTTTACGGGGGATACGTCACCTATGCCAATGCGGCCAAGTCCCGCATGATCCATGTCCAGGCTCGCCTGATCCGCGACTATGGCGCAGTCAGCAATCAGGTTGCCCGCGCCATGGCCGATGGTGCTCGCAACACTGCCCGGGCGGATTATGCGGTTGCCGTCACCGGCATTGCCGGCCCCGATGGTGGCAGCGAGAAGAAGCCGGTAGGCTTGGTCTATATCGCCGTGTCCTCCGAACTTGCCACGCTGGTCATCGAACACAAGTTCGGCAACCTCGGCCGGGACGAAATTCGGCGCGCAAGCGTTAGTGCGGCGCTCGACCTTGTGCTGCAGGTGCTGACCAGCGACGCGGACTAA
- the pdhA gene encoding pyruvate dehydrogenase (acetyl-transferring) E1 component subunit alpha codes for MARKAVATKAKTQSNVPEFTKEQDLEAYREMLLIRRFEEKAGQMYGMGLIGGFCHLYIGQEAVVTGITMASEKGKDAQITGYRDHGHMLVMGLDPKGVMAELTGRQGGLSKGKGGSMHMFSNEHRFYGGNGIVGAQVSLGAGLAFAAKYKGDGSVSLAYFGDGAANQGQVYETFNMAKLWNLPVVFVIENNKYAMGTSIERAAATTDFSMRGASFNIPGEQVDGMDVRMVYDAAKRAIEHARSGKGPFILEMLTYRYRGHSMSDPAKYRSKDEVTKYRQERDPIEQVKARLLDGGFQTEEDLKKIENDIRAIVTEAADFATNDPEPAASELWTDITISA; via the coding sequence ATGGCGCGTAAGGCTGTGGCCACCAAGGCCAAGACGCAATCCAACGTACCCGAATTCACCAAGGAACAGGACCTCGAAGCCTATCGCGAGATGCTGCTGATCCGGCGGTTCGAGGAAAAGGCCGGCCAGATGTATGGCATGGGCCTGATCGGCGGTTTCTGCCACCTCTATATCGGACAGGAAGCCGTGGTCACCGGCATAACCATGGCGTCCGAAAAGGGCAAGGACGCCCAGATCACCGGTTATCGCGACCACGGCCACATGCTGGTCATGGGCCTGGACCCCAAGGGCGTCATGGCCGAGCTGACCGGCCGCCAGGGTGGCCTGAGCAAGGGCAAGGGCGGCTCCATGCATATGTTCAGCAACGAGCATCGCTTCTACGGCGGCAACGGCATCGTCGGTGCCCAGGTGTCGCTGGGGGCAGGGCTCGCCTTCGCCGCCAAGTATAAGGGCGACGGCTCCGTTTCGCTCGCTTACTTCGGCGACGGCGCGGCCAACCAGGGCCAGGTCTACGAGACCTTCAACATGGCCAAGCTGTGGAACCTGCCGGTCGTCTTCGTCATCGAAAACAACAAATATGCCATGGGCACCTCGATCGAGCGCGCCGCGGCAACGACCGATTTCTCCATGCGCGGCGCTTCGTTCAATATTCCGGGCGAACAGGTCGACGGCATGGACGTCCGCATGGTCTATGATGCCGCCAAGCGCGCCATCGAGCATGCCCGTTCCGGCAAAGGCCCGTTCATCCTCGAAATGCTGACCTACCGCTATCGCGGCCACTCCATGTCCGATCCGGCCAAGTACCGGTCCAAGGACGAGGTCACCAAGTACCGTCAGGAGCGCGACCCGATCGAGCAGGTTAAGGCGCGGTTGCTCGACGGTGGTTTCCAGACCGAGGAAGATCTCAAGAAGATCGAGAACGACATTCGTGCCATTGTCACGGAAGCCGCCGATTTCGCCACCAACGATCCAGAACCGGCAGCGTCCGAACTCTGGACCGACATCACCATCAGCGCCTGA
- a CDS encoding SGNH/GDSL hydrolase family protein: MKTILAYGDSLTFGANPQSGGPRHAYEDRWPTALERGLGGKVRVIAEGLGGRTTVSDDWYANADRNGARILPTLLESHSPLDMVIIMLGTNDLKPAICGSALEASFGMRRLVQLIRGHYAGKGETAPQIILVAPPLICDSDNADMIGHFGGLAHGLEQSGQFATHYARRAQEWNTGFFDASTVAKADPLDGVHLDAANTRAIGEGLVPVVKSMLGL; this comes from the coding sequence ATGAAAACCATTCTCGCATATGGCGACAGCCTGACTTTCGGAGCCAATCCACAGAGCGGCGGCCCCCGCCATGCCTACGAGGATCGCTGGCCGACAGCTCTCGAGCGGGGCCTGGGTGGGAAGGTTCGCGTGATTGCCGAAGGGCTGGGCGGTCGGACTACCGTCTCAGACGATTGGTATGCCAATGCCGATCGCAACGGTGCCCGTATCCTGCCGACGCTCCTGGAGAGTCATTCCCCGCTGGACATGGTCATCATCATGCTCGGCACCAATGACCTCAAGCCCGCCATTTGCGGCTCGGCGCTCGAAGCCTCGTTCGGCATGCGGCGCCTGGTTCAGCTGATCCGCGGCCACTATGCCGGCAAGGGCGAGACCGCACCGCAGATCATTCTCGTGGCCCCGCCACTGATTTGCGACAGTGACAACGCCGACATGATAGGTCACTTCGGCGGCCTGGCGCATGGCCTGGAACAATCAGGCCAGTTTGCCACCCACTATGCGCGGCGCGCGCAGGAGTGGAATACCGGTTTCTTCGATGCCTCGACGGTGGCCAAGGCCGATCCGCTTGATGGCGTCCATCTCGACGCGGCCAATACCCGCGCGATCGGCGAGGGGCTCGTGCCGGTCGTCAAATCCATGCTGGGTCTTTGA